A single genomic interval of Persephonella atlantica harbors:
- a CDS encoding Hsp20/alpha crystallin family protein, with product MPAIGTQKPPVDIVEDKEEFVIFVDLPGVEPEEIEIKGYDNYLEISGFRKPVCGRSFLLMERFSGKFKRKIVFKTPVDISRAQAYLKNGVLTIKVPKSTGKIMFKTTTIIIRR from the coding sequence ATGCCTGCTATAGGAACACAAAAACCACCTGTTGATATAGTAGAAGATAAAGAAGAGTTTGTGATTTTTGTAGACCTGCCAGGAGTAGAGCCTGAAGAGATAGAGATAAAAGGTTATGATAACTATCTTGAGATATCAGGTTTCAGAAAGCCTGTATGTGGAAGAAGTTTTCTACTTATGGAAAGATTTTCAGGAAAATTTAAAAGAAAAATAGTGTTTAAAACACCTGTGGATATAAGCAGAGCTCAGGCATATTTAAAAAACGGTGTTCTGACTATAAAAGTTCCTAAATCAACAGGGAAAATTATGTTCAAAACAACAACAATTATAATCAGGAGGTAA
- the lon gene encoding endopeptidase La, with translation MLQPPYEEEQLEIPIPEELPLLPVRDLVIFPYMVFPIFVGRPFSIKAIEEAIENYDRYIFLSLQKDKDIEEPGGDDLYQTGTVATILRMMRLDDDRIKILVQGVARGKIQELRKEADLYKVKIQVFEDKEGYEENIEVEALKHSIKDLIDKAVGLGKQIIPDLLDIIKSVEEPGKLADLVASILDLKSEEAQSILEIIDPLERLRKVHDLLLKEVGLLEIQHKIRTAARESMEKDQREYFLRQQIKAIQEELGEKDERQEEIEQYQKKIEESGMPEEVRKEAEKQLKRLEKMHPDSAEAGVIRTYLDWLVELPWDRRTKDRLDLKRAKKVLDEDHYDLEKVKERILEYLAVQKLKKDRGIKGPILCFVGPPGVGKTSLGKSIARALGRKFVRQSLGGVRDEAEIRGHRRTYVGALPGRIIQAIKQAGTKNPVLMLDEVDKLASDFRGDPASALLEVLDPEQNREFVDHYLGVPFDLSEVMFICTANRIDTIPRPLLDRMEVIRIPGYSEEEKLYIAKNYLIPRQLKETGLKPRYVEFTDAGLKFLIRHYTREAGVRSLERQINAVLRKIAKEIALTGKKKKYRITKSLVKKFLGAPIYMPEKEKEDEIGVVTGLAWTEVGGEILKIEATRMPGKGQLILTGSLGEVMKESAMTALSYVKSKSAEYRIDPKDFQKYDVHVHVPAGAIPKDGPSAGISIATAICSLFTQLPVRADVAMTGEITLRGKVLPVGGLKEKILAAKRAGIKTVLLPKENREEVMEDLPPFARRNLELIFVEHIDEVFKIAIKGFEQKTKRRKRTKKG, from the coding sequence ATGCTTCAACCACCTTACGAAGAAGAGCAACTGGAAATACCTATACCGGAAGAACTTCCCCTTCTACCTGTTAGGGATTTAGTTATATTTCCTTATATGGTATTTCCTATTTTTGTTGGAAGACCTTTCTCCATAAAAGCCATTGAAGAAGCTATAGAAAACTACGACAGATACATATTCCTGTCTCTGCAGAAAGATAAAGATATTGAAGAACCTGGGGGAGATGACCTTTATCAGACAGGAACAGTAGCAACAATCCTGAGAATGATGAGATTAGACGACGACAGAATTAAGATACTGGTTCAGGGTGTTGCAAGGGGCAAAATACAGGAACTGAGAAAAGAGGCTGACCTTTACAAGGTCAAAATACAGGTATTTGAAGATAAAGAAGGTTACGAAGAAAATATAGAAGTTGAAGCTCTAAAACATTCTATAAAAGACCTTATAGATAAAGCTGTTGGCCTTGGAAAGCAGATAATCCCAGACCTGTTAGACATCATAAAATCTGTTGAAGAACCGGGAAAGCTTGCAGATCTTGTAGCTTCCATATTGGACCTGAAATCTGAAGAAGCCCAGTCTATACTTGAGATTATTGACCCATTAGAGAGACTGAGGAAGGTTCACGACCTTCTCCTGAAAGAAGTGGGACTTTTAGAGATACAGCACAAGATAAGAACTGCTGCCAGAGAGTCAATGGAAAAAGACCAGAGGGAGTATTTTCTACGGCAGCAGATAAAGGCTATTCAGGAAGAGCTGGGAGAAAAAGACGAAAGACAGGAAGAGATAGAGCAGTATCAGAAAAAGATTGAAGAGTCTGGAATGCCTGAAGAGGTTAGAAAGGAAGCAGAAAAACAGCTAAAAAGATTAGAGAAGATGCACCCAGACTCTGCAGAAGCTGGAGTAATCAGGACATATCTTGACTGGCTTGTTGAACTGCCGTGGGACAGAAGGACAAAAGACAGACTTGACCTGAAAAGAGCAAAAAAGGTGTTGGACGAAGACCATTACGACCTTGAAAAAGTAAAGGAAAGGATATTAGAGTACTTAGCTGTCCAGAAACTGAAAAAAGACAGAGGTATAAAAGGTCCCATCCTCTGTTTTGTTGGACCTCCTGGCGTTGGTAAAACCTCTTTAGGAAAATCTATAGCAAGAGCTTTAGGAAGAAAGTTTGTCAGACAGTCCCTTGGTGGCGTCAGAGACGAAGCAGAGATAAGGGGACACAGAAGAACCTATGTTGGAGCATTGCCAGGCAGAATAATACAGGCTATAAAACAGGCAGGAACAAAAAATCCTGTCCTGATGCTTGACGAGGTTGATAAATTAGCTTCAGACTTTAGAGGAGACCCAGCATCAGCACTCCTTGAAGTCCTTGACCCTGAACAAAACAGAGAGTTTGTAGACCATTACCTTGGAGTTCCATTTGATCTTTCTGAAGTGATGTTTATATGTACGGCAAACAGGATTGATACCATACCAAGACCTCTCCTTGACAGAATGGAGGTTATAAGAATACCCGGCTACTCAGAAGAAGAAAAACTGTACATAGCCAAAAACTACCTGATACCAAGACAGCTAAAAGAAACAGGTCTGAAACCAAGATACGTTGAGTTCACAGATGCAGGACTGAAATTCCTGATAAGACATTACACAAGGGAAGCAGGCGTTAGAAGTTTAGAAAGACAGATTAATGCAGTTTTGAGAAAGATAGCAAAAGAGATTGCCCTGACAGGTAAAAAGAAAAAATACAGAATAACAAAATCCCTTGTAAAGAAGTTTTTAGGAGCTCCCATCTATATGCCAGAGAAAGAAAAAGAGGACGAAATCGGTGTTGTTACAGGTCTTGCATGGACAGAAGTAGGAGGTGAAATACTGAAAATTGAAGCAACAAGGATGCCCGGTAAAGGGCAGCTGATACTGACAGGTTCATTAGGGGAAGTGATGAAAGAGTCTGCAATGACAGCCCTATCCTATGTAAAATCAAAATCAGCAGAATACAGAATAGACCCTAAAGATTTTCAGAAATACGACGTTCACGTTCACGTTCCTGCAGGAGCAATACCAAAGGATGGTCCATCAGCTGGTATCTCCATAGCAACAGCCATATGTTCCCTCTTTACACAGCTTCCTGTCAGGGCTGACGTGGCAATGACAGGAGAGATAACACTAAGGGGAAAGGTTTTACCAGTAGGAGGTCTAAAAGAGAAAATCCTTGCAGCAAAAAGGGCAGGAATAAAGACTGTCTTACTCCCTAAAGAAAACAGGGAGGAGGTAATGGAAGACCTCCCACCATTTGCACGTAGAAATTTAGAGCTTATCTTTGTGGAGCATATAGATGAGGTATTCAAAATTGCCATAAAAGGGTTTGAACAGAAAACAAAAAGAAGAAAAAGAACTAAAAAAGGATAA
- a CDS encoding N-acetyltransferase, translating to MLLRKATVKDAPQIFQLLQMFAIEGLLLPRSMNSIYENIRDFFVYEVDGKIVGVGSLHIFWEDLAEIKSLAVLPEYQHMGIGKKIVKACIEEAKQLGIKKVFALTYVPEFFKKLGFKETDKSQLPQKVWTECIHCIKFNDCKEIPVLIEL from the coding sequence CTGTTGCTGAGGAAAGCCACAGTAAAGGATGCTCCCCAGATTTTCCAGCTTCTCCAGATGTTTGCTATAGAGGGGCTTCTCCTTCCCCGAAGTATGAACAGCATATACGAAAACATCAGGGACTTTTTTGTTTATGAGGTAGATGGGAAAATTGTAGGAGTAGGTTCACTTCACATTTTCTGGGAAGACCTTGCAGAGATAAAATCCCTTGCTGTCTTACCTGAGTATCAACATATGGGAATAGGAAAGAAAATAGTAAAGGCATGCATAGAAGAAGCAAAACAGCTTGGGATAAAAAAGGTTTTTGCTCTCACTTACGTTCCGGAATTTTTTAAAAAGTTAGGATTTAAAGAAACAGACAAATCCCAGCTTCCACAGAAGGTCTGGACAGAATGTATTCACTGCATAAAGTTCAACGACTGTAAAGAAATACCTGTATTAATAGAGCTGTGA
- a CDS encoding histidine phosphatase family protein, producing MKKIILVRHGESEFNAKRIVQGHIDTDLTPRGTVQARLAGEYLKHFNIQKIISSDLRRAYRTATIIGDVLNLPVERDQRIREMNFGQWEGRSYESIFKTDYETFHRWLQNPVACPLPSQEEIKSFENRIKDFYQDILNLKEKNILIVGHGGSIQGLLCVACGLGMENLWSLKHSNTGISIIQVSNPSVSIKMLNSTAHLEDYRQKENPIM from the coding sequence ATGAAAAAAATTATACTTGTAAGACATGGAGAAAGTGAGTTTAACGCAAAAAGAATTGTTCAGGGACATATAGATACAGACCTTACACCGAGAGGCACTGTTCAGGCAAGACTTGCAGGAGAATACCTGAAACACTTTAATATTCAGAAAATTATCAGCTCTGACCTTAGAAGAGCATACAGAACAGCTACTATCATAGGAGATGTCCTGAACCTTCCTGTTGAAAGAGACCAGAGAATAAGGGAGATGAACTTTGGGCAGTGGGAAGGAAGGAGTTATGAAAGTATATTCAAGACAGATTACGAAACTTTCCACAGATGGCTTCAAAATCCTGTAGCCTGTCCCCTCCCATCTCAGGAAGAAATAAAGAGCTTTGAAAACAGAATAAAAGATTTCTATCAGGACATATTGAACTTGAAAGAAAAAAACATACTGATAGTTGGACATGGAGGCTCTATTCAGGGACTGCTCTGCGTTGCCTGTGGTCTTGGAATGGAGAACCTGTGGTCGCTAAAACATTCAAACACAGGAATAAGCATCATACAGGTTTCTAACCCTTCTGTTTCTATAAAGATGCTAAACTCAACAGCCCATTTAGAGGACTACAGACAAAAGGAAAACCCCATTATGTGA
- a CDS encoding carboxymuconolactone decarboxylase family protein yields the protein MSDETKIDMELYYKRFLSLFEEVKKDYPKFVESFMGFFKATEGPGALDTKTKELISIALSVKSQCPYCIAFHVKNAVLQGATRDEIVEAAMVAALMGGGPCVAYMKYVFDACEQFGAE from the coding sequence ATGTCAGATGAAACAAAGATTGATATGGAGCTTTATTACAAAAGGTTTTTATCCTTGTTTGAGGAAGTAAAGAAGGATTATCCAAAGTTTGTTGAGTCTTTTATGGGATTTTTTAAGGCGACAGAAGGTCCCGGAGCACTGGATACAAAAACAAAGGAACTGATTTCTATTGCTCTTTCTGTAAAATCACAATGTCCTTACTGTATTGCTTTTCACGTAAAGAATGCTGTCTTGCAAGGAGCAACAAGGGATGAGATAGTTGAAGCAGCTATGGTTGCAGCCCTTATGGGCGGAGGTCCATGTGTTGCATACATGAAGTATGTGTTTGATGCATGTGAACAGTTTGGGGCAGAGTAA
- a CDS encoding cache domain-containing protein translates to MHSFKGLLSFFTSRLFTKVIFVVISIIFVYTLFISVFVTSKVDKIVENLEEENAKEVLNRVVTLVKQVENDLETYKKVVLQKHKDELKDLTDTVWSMVEMKYRQSFLENIGTVLKNRTDEMKSILYSIYNKYKGKLSDEEIKSKIINFIANYRYDNGAGYFWINGFTPRMIMHPILPYLNGQYLGKYKDPNGVYLFNEMVKICKKKGEGIVRYQWLNPKTNKIEDKVSYVFTFKPFNWIIGTGEYYSILNKKLKNEVIDIVSKIRYANNGYFFISDYNSVLIAHPYLKGKDFSKVRDIKGNLIVPNLVKVAREKGEGFYSYWWKKNSSDNTPYEKLTFVKDFPNWKMVIGTGVYLDDIESELKKRKKELMAELRKIVEKTRIGKSGYLYIFDGNGNMLIHPNKNIDGTNFSKLPNPGKNSFIFDDLVKAAKENKPLLYKWDRPDDPGNYIYDKISWVKYIPELDWYVASSVYVDELKATSKEISKFIWLSAFGILILVSFYSYVYLRRILNPITSLTNITKEVAQGNYSIRSNINQSDEIGLLSKNFNKMVDTIEDHIKNLDKKVKEQTKEIRIAKEKAEESARFKSQFLANMSHEIRTPMNGIIGLLYLLEQTELSQKQRHLIRKIDSNAKNLLGIINDILDLSKIEAGKLSIEKVEFDLFETIESLISVIEPKAHEKNLELIVNYDVRLCRHFYGDSLRISQVLMNLLGNAVKFTEKGEIELSVSKVRKNRIKFEVRDTGIGLTDEQQKKLFQPFVQADNSTTRKYGGTGLGLSISKRLVEMMNGKIWVESEKGKGSKFIFEIELQEIEKDRSYHKFDGKRALIIDDNEIWHEILESNLRFFNIQVEHAYSGEEALELLIKNKKKYDIILVDWNMPSMDGIETSKKIKEIKKEKSPIIIMVSSFRRIETEEKAQKAGITAFLQKPVDLKLLEDVLYSTLVNDADKTNYFKTDKRNHLTEEINNVKKGNILLAEDNETNQEIILGLLEKTGINIDIAKNGKEAVEKFNLEPDKYDLILMDIQMPEMDGYEATRIIREKDKNIPIVALTANAFKEDVDKALKAGMNGHIAKPIDVNQLYEVILKYISVTSPLNKDTSNSSSIKNLNFKYIDIEKGLSHVANNEELYLKILKKFYNNYKDVKLEHMDDTKLRRTAHTLKGLSANIGANKLSQICAEIETSLNRNLFSHFYDEIEKVIKEIEENIIKNTDKEADKTDLKQLTPEKRKELINNLKHFASKRRTRQIRNILNELKEYYLDENDKELFEEIEKFIDNREYKKILEKLNNISI, encoded by the coding sequence TTGCATAGTTTTAAAGGACTTTTAAGTTTCTTTACATCAAGATTATTTACAAAAGTAATATTTGTTGTTATAAGCATCATATTTGTTTATACACTTTTTATATCAGTATTTGTAACTTCCAAAGTAGATAAAATAGTTGAAAATTTAGAAGAAGAAAATGCAAAGGAAGTTCTAAATAGGGTAGTAACATTAGTAAAACAGGTTGAAAATGATTTAGAAACATACAAAAAAGTTGTATTGCAAAAACATAAAGATGAATTAAAAGACCTTACAGACACAGTCTGGTCTATGGTAGAGATGAAATATAGACAATCCTTTTTAGAAAATATAGGAACTGTTTTGAAAAATAGAACAGATGAAATGAAAAGTATACTTTACAGTATATACAACAAATATAAAGGAAAGCTCTCTGATGAAGAAATAAAAAGTAAAATAATAAATTTTATAGCCAATTACAGATATGATAATGGAGCTGGTTATTTTTGGATAAACGGTTTTACTCCAAGGATGATTATGCACCCGATACTTCCTTATCTAAACGGTCAATATCTTGGAAAATATAAAGACCCTAATGGAGTTTATTTATTTAATGAAATGGTAAAAATATGTAAAAAAAAGGGTGAAGGTATAGTAAGATACCAGTGGTTAAATCCTAAAACAAATAAAATTGAAGATAAAGTTAGTTATGTATTTACATTCAAACCATTTAACTGGATAATTGGAACGGGAGAATATTACAGTATTTTAAATAAAAAACTAAAAAATGAAGTAATAGACATTGTTAGTAAAATCAGATACGCAAATAACGGTTATTTTTTCATAAGTGATTATAATAGTGTCTTAATAGCCCATCCCTATCTGAAGGGAAAAGATTTTTCAAAGGTTAGGGATATTAAAGGAAATCTTATTGTTCCTAATCTTGTTAAGGTTGCCCGTGAAAAAGGAGAAGGTTTTTATAGTTATTGGTGGAAAAAAAATAGTTCTGATAATACCCCTTATGAAAAATTAACCTTTGTAAAAGATTTTCCAAACTGGAAAATGGTAATTGGAACAGGTGTTTACCTTGATGATATAGAAAGCGAACTTAAAAAACGAAAAAAAGAATTAATGGCAGAGTTAAGAAAAATAGTAGAAAAAACAAGAATAGGAAAAAGTGGGTATTTATACATATTTGATGGAAATGGGAATATGTTGATACATCCGAATAAAAATATAGATGGGACAAACTTTTCAAAACTCCCAAATCCCGGTAAAAACAGTTTTATATTTGATGACCTTGTGAAGGCAGCTAAAGAAAATAAACCTCTCCTTTATAAATGGGATAGACCTGATGACCCTGGTAATTACATATACGATAAGATATCCTGGGTTAAATACATCCCTGAACTTGATTGGTATGTTGCATCTTCTGTATATGTAGATGAATTAAAAGCAACATCAAAAGAAATTAGTAAATTTATATGGTTGTCTGCCTTCGGAATACTCATTCTTGTTAGTTTTTACAGCTATGTTTATTTAAGAAGAATACTAAATCCAATAACCAGTCTCACAAATATCACTAAAGAAGTGGCGCAGGGTAATTATAGTATCAGAAGTAATATTAATCAAAGTGATGAAATAGGTTTACTTTCTAAAAACTTTAATAAAATGGTAGATACAATAGAAGACCATATAAAAAATTTAGATAAAAAGGTAAAAGAACAAACAAAAGAGATAAGGATTGCAAAGGAAAAAGCAGAAGAAAGTGCAAGATTTAAATCACAATTTCTCGCAAACATGAGCCATGAGATAAGAACCCCTATGAATGGTATAATCGGTCTGCTATATCTTTTAGAGCAAACAGAGTTATCACAGAAACAAAGGCATCTAATAAGGAAAATAGACAGCAATGCCAAAAATCTTTTAGGAATAATAAATGATATACTGGACTTGAGTAAAATAGAAGCAGGAAAATTAAGTATAGAAAAAGTAGAATTTGATTTATTTGAAACTATAGAAAGTCTTATTTCAGTGATAGAGCCAAAAGCCCATGAAAAAAATTTAGAACTAATTGTGAATTACGATGTTAGATTATGTAGACATTTTTATGGAGACAGTTTAAGAATTTCCCAAGTCCTTATGAACCTGTTAGGAAATGCAGTCAAATTTACAGAAAAAGGAGAAATTGAGTTGTCTGTTTCTAAAGTAAGAAAAAATAGAATTAAATTTGAAGTTAGAGATACAGGGATAGGACTAACCGATGAACAACAAAAGAAACTTTTTCAACCTTTTGTACAGGCTGACAATAGCACCACAAGAAAATATGGCGGAACAGGTTTAGGTCTTTCCATATCTAAAAGATTAGTAGAAATGATGAATGGAAAAATCTGGGTTGAAAGTGAGAAAGGAAAAGGAAGTAAATTTATTTTTGAAATTGAATTGCAGGAAATAGAAAAAGATAGGTCCTATCATAAGTTTGATGGAAAACGTGCTTTAATTATAGATGATAATGAAATCTGGCATGAAATTCTTGAAAGCAACTTAAGATTTTTCAATATACAGGTAGAACATGCATACAGTGGAGAGGAGGCGTTGGAACTTTTAATAAAAAATAAGAAAAAATACGACATTATATTGGTAGACTGGAATATGCCTTCTATGGATGGTATAGAAACATCTAAGAAAATAAAAGAGATAAAAAAAGAAAAATCACCTATAATCATTATGGTAAGCAGCTTTAGGAGAATAGAAACAGAAGAAAAAGCTCAAAAGGCAGGTATAACTGCATTTTTACAAAAACCAGTAGATTTGAAATTATTAGAAGATGTCCTATATAGCACATTAGTTAATGATGCCGATAAAACAAATTACTTTAAAACTGACAAAAGAAATCATTTAACCGAAGAGATTAATAATGTAAAAAAAGGCAATATTTTACTTGCAGAAGATAACGAAACCAATCAGGAAATCATATTAGGTCTATTAGAAAAAACAGGCATTAATATAGACATAGCAAAAAATGGTAAAGAAGCTGTAGAAAAATTTAATTTAGAACCAGATAAATACGATTTAATTTTGATGGACATTCAAATGCCAGAAATGGATGGATATGAAGCTACAAGAATAATAAGAGAAAAAGATAAAAATATTCCAATAGTAGCACTTACAGCAAATGCTTTTAAAGAAGATGTTGATAAAGCTTTAAAAGCTGGTATGAACGGACATATAGCTAAACCTATAGATGTAAATCAGCTTTATGAAGTTATACTGAAATACATATCAGTAACATCACCTCTAAATAAAGATACATCAAACTCTTCGTCAATAAAAAATTTAAATTTCAAATACATAGATATAGAAAAAGGTTTATCACACGTAGCAAATAATGAAGAACTATACTTAAAAATACTAAAAAAATTCTATAATAACTATAAAGATGTTAAGTTAGAACATATGGATGACACAAAGCTTAGACGAACAGCACATACTTTAAAAGGATTAAGTGCAAATATAGGAGCTAATAAATTAAGCCAAATATGTGCAGAAATTGAAACATCTTTAAATCGCAACCTTTTTAGTCATTTCTATGATGAAATAGAAAAAGTAATAAAAGAAATAGAAGAAAATATAATAAAAAATACAGACAAAGAAGCAGATAAAACTGATTTAAAACAACTAACACCAGAAAAAAGAAAAGAACTTATAAACAATCTTAAACATTTTGCATCTAAAAGAAGAACAAGACAAATAAGAAACATACTAAATGAATTAAAAGAGTATTATTTAGATGAAAATGATAAAGAATTATTTGAGGAAATAGAAAAATTTATAGATAATAGGGAGTATAAAAAAATACTTGAAAAATTAAATAATATATCTATTTAA
- a CDS encoding diguanylate cyclase, with the protein METKKKTILVVDDNAENLDILAELLEEYDVIDTTDGYEALEILNEEKVDLILLDVMMPEIDGFELCKKIKDNPQTQDIPIMFITALTDEDSIVKSYEIGGSDYITKPFKKKELLAKVKREFKIQDLQNELKLMASTDPLTKLYNRRYFKEVSKHFVFSAKRENEPLSVLMLDIDKFKSINDTYGHDVGDKVIKTIANILTKNRRKSDLLCRWGGEEFLILLPNTNVEGAFSVAEKIRKTVENTDINVSDEKQIKITVSIGISQMELKEEDNLEPAIRRADEALYTAKERGRNCIVLKDF; encoded by the coding sequence ATGGAAACAAAAAAGAAGACTATTCTGGTAGTAGATGATAATGCAGAGAATTTAGATATTCTTGCAGAACTGTTAGAAGAGTACGATGTTATTGATACTACAGATGGCTATGAAGCTCTGGAAATTCTAAATGAAGAAAAAGTAGACCTGATACTGCTTGATGTTATGATGCCAGAAATTGATGGGTTTGAGCTATGTAAAAAAATAAAAGATAATCCCCAAACTCAAGATATTCCTATTATGTTTATAACTGCATTAACAGATGAAGATAGTATTGTTAAATCTTATGAGATTGGTGGTAGCGATTATATAACAAAACCCTTTAAGAAAAAAGAGTTGTTAGCCAAGGTCAAAAGGGAATTCAAAATCCAAGACCTTCAAAATGAACTAAAATTGATGGCGTCTACTGACCCTTTAACAAAGTTGTACAACAGAAGGTATTTTAAAGAAGTATCTAAACATTTTGTATTCTCTGCTAAGAGAGAAAATGAACCATTATCTGTTCTAATGTTAGACATTGATAAATTCAAAAGTATAAATGACACCTATGGACATGATGTAGGTGATAAAGTCATTAAAACAATAGCAAATATTCTTACTAAAAATAGGAGAAAGAGTGATTTATTGTGTAGATGGGGTGGAGAGGAATTTTTAATTCTTTTACCTAACACAAATGTAGAAGGTGCTTTTTCAGTAGCAGAAAAGATAAGAAAAACTGTGGAAAACACAGATATAAATGTTTCTGATGAAAAACAGATAAAAATTACAGTTAGTATAGGTATATCACAGATGGAATTGAAAGAAGAAGACAATTTGGAACCTGCAATTAGACGGGCTGATGAGGCTTTATACACTGCTAAAGAAAGAGGAAGAAATTGCATAGTTTTAAAGGACTTTTAA